DNA from Bacteroides zoogleoformans:
CTGTCCGGAAGGAGGAGCCATACGACATTCTTTTGCCTTTTGGCCTTGTTCGGGCTGCTCTATGCCGGAAATTTCACTATGTACCGATGATTCCGGGTTCATCCCTTTCATCCATTGATAGGTACGTGTCAGGCCTATGGGACGCACGTATATCTGATAAGCGGGGGTGGCTCCGGGAATGCGGAAGACATGCAGACCGTATGCTTCCATGCGGTGATAGCGTATGTTGAGTGTGGTGTCGCGGTCGGCAATGAAATTCCAAGCCCAAAACTCCAGTCTGTGGTCGGCTTCGGGCAGGTTGTTTTTCATGGCAATTTGTGCATAGGAAGGGAGGTAGATGGAGGCTATACTTTGATACTTTCCTTTAGGAATACAGATCATGTAATCTCCATTTTTATCGGTAACAGCTTCTATGATGTTACTGAATCGGGGAGTTTTCCACCAAACAGAAGCACTGTCTATCGGTTGC
Protein-coding regions in this window:
- a CDS encoding carboxypeptidase-like regulatory domain-containing protein, which gives rise to MKQFLFLFILLLSAATYAQQKDSVIIRGRVTDFNGQPIDSASVWWKTPRFSNIIEAVTDKNGDYMICIPKGKYQSIASIYLPSYAQIAMKNNLPEADHRLEFWAWNFIADRDTTLNIRYHRMEAYGLHVFRIPGATPAYQIYVRPIGLTRTYQWMKGMNPESSVHSEISGIEQPEQGQKAKECRMAPPSGQLKAIVWIDGEEVPILMKQEIKEYFAANQYGNTYLLTVALPKHPKTNLLYRIFRIELTDLENGVQGEGLYYMEKENYIK